The Panicum hallii strain FIL2 chromosome 5, PHallii_v3.1, whole genome shotgun sequence genome contains the following window.
GTTAATTTAGTGGCAGATTATCGACATGTTAATAGGTCGCATCCACGTAAATTTGAAGATATGAATTacataattatataaacacTAACATCGATATTTTTGCCCATTCGATCATTCTCCACGTTGAGAATTTTCATTTACGTGCAAATGTTTTTCTGTATATCTATTTCGTCTTTCCTATAGCCATTACCCTACTTCACATGCATGTTTGTTTTGACTGTTGATGAACGTAGCCTGGTGTTCCTTTCATTGGGACGAGTAGCATAAAATCATCAATAGCTTTTTTCAGATGGTTTTGTTTTTACGCTCTTCGGTGCTTCCGTTCCGTGTATATTCTATTCTGGAAGCTTTATAACCCTCTCGACCTAACCGAACGCCTCAAAGTTCAAACCGAGAACAGTAATCCGTGGCAGAAAAATAACCGCACGGAGGACAGGGGAGCGctataaataaaataaaatagatTTGAGGGCACACCGAGCGAAAGAGACCCCGGAAAAGCCACCGCGAGCCAAATCCACTCCTCCTCCCTCTTCCACAGGCTGAGGGCCGAAGCCAGCCGAGGAAGCCAGGCGACAGGCAACGCCAAGTCGCGAACACCCTAGGCGGTCGCGGGCTGCGAGGGAGAGAGCCGTGGCGGAGTCGCCGTCCTCGCCCACGGAGGAGGAGACGGCGACGGCGCCCGCAGCGGGATGGCGACGCCGACGCCCAtgcccggcggcgaggggacGCTTGCTGCGGTGATGCCGCGGTCCCCGTCCCCGACGCCGGCGGAGGCGGGGACCTCGGCGGCCGAGACGCCCGTGCTGATATTCCTCTACTTCCACAAGGCGATCCGCGCGGAGCTCGAGGCGCTGCAcggcgccgccgtgcgcctggCCACGGAGCGCACCGGCGACGTGGCGGCGCTCGCCGAGCGCTGCCGCTTCTTCTTCAACATCTACAAGCACCACTGCGACGCCGAGGACGCGGTACGGATGCTGGCTTCCCCGTGCTGGGCCCCGTTTCTGTGTTTTCGTCCATTTTTCTTCCTGTTACTTCTTGTTCGGTGGGGGACTTGAACTGTGGTGGATTTGGGCATGGATGCGCGTGGGTTGGGTGGGCATGGATGTGAGAATTACGGTGGTATTGCGTTTAGGGTTGCGGAATTGTTGCCTTTGCTTGGATGTACCTGGTGCGATGGGGATTGAATCGGGTGAGCATTGTAGGATCTGAAATTGGGTTATGTTCATACGGTGGTGTTGAAATTTTCCAGCGAGTTGGAGTTGGATGGTATGGCGGACAGTTTGAGATGTGTTTTGGGTTAATTAGCCATGCGAGTACAAACAATTATTTGCACTTTATGTCCTTCCGATGGTAACACAAGGAGATGGGAGTCTGAGCTGAACGAAACATGAGGGGAAAAACCTCTGTTCAATTGAAACTACCGTGGAAAGTTTGATTCATACCATCATAAGTTGCCTTGTCTGTCTAGCTTCTAGGGTAGCACTATCATCCTTTCGCTGTGGTTCTAGCGCGATAATGTTCACATTAGTCAGATTGAATCTGGTATGCCTCTCATAGTTCTGACCAGTTAGAATCAGTGAAAAATGGATGCTGCAACCCAGAGAATGAAAGCAAACTTTTATTatctcctttttttttgttaCAAGGAGTCTAGCTGAAAAGCACACTTACTCTGATCTCCATCTTTTCCTAAAATGCCGCCAAAAGTAGATGTTTGAAACACAAAAAAGGAGGCTGGTTGTCGTTTTGTAACTGCTTGACCGTTTTTGTAGTGCTTGAACATTATTGCTGTCTAAAATGATGTCAGTGGTTTACAAATTGATCATATAATAGATATGCTCATTAAAAACATGCTTATATGTTTCATTCCTTTGGAATTGCAGGTTATCTTTCCAGCACTTGATATCCGAGTCAAGAATGTTGCAGGGACCTACTCCTTAGAACATAAAGGGGAAAGCGATCTTTTCAACCAGTTATTTGCTCTCCTACAATTAGACATACAGAATGATGATGGTCTTCGTAGGGAGCTTGCATCATGTACAGGAGCAATACAAACATGTCTCAGCCAACATATGTCCAAGGAAGAAGAACAGGTTGGTAGTCAGTACCATATACCCCTTTGAATCTCATTTATCACATTAATCATGTCATGTCATGCTGGATAAATAACACAGTTTGGTTGCATCCTCGTTAGAGAAATTGGGATATCATCGGCAGGGCAGTTGGCTATTGTAATTTGTATAGGAAGGTCAAGTTTAAATAATGGCATACTTTGCTATCCTATATATATTAGAGTATAGAGAGTGTTATTCTTTACATTGTAAATTTTTGCTCTCTTGCTCTTATGTCACATTctttttccaaaaaaaagagagaaaaagagtcTTATCTAATTATGGTATACAagctgtttatcttgtattaaAGTTCTTTTGAGCTATCTAGACAAAGAAGTGGAGACTTGGTTTTCTGTTCTTTAGAGTTGGGGCAAAAAAATTTCTTTTTCGCTGTTTTGATGGATCATGCCTCCACTGTGGTGCCTGCATTTCACAAACTTTTTTATTGGAGGTAATTGATTGGATAGACCGATGCAATGAGAATTTATTGATGTAGAAGTGGGAGTGTTTGTTTGGTTGGTGGCATTAGAGTTCAGGTGGGATGTGGAAATTTGGTCCAGCTCTCACCATTTTAAACTTGCGGGGATGGTCGATAATCGGTCATATCTACCTTTCATTGGGGACTCATTTTAGCATGTATTGTGACTATAGTTTGCCATCCCTTTTTCTTGATAAGGTTTTGGGATTAAAAACCAATTTCCCATGTCCCATATGATGTCCTCAAACTTCCATCCCTCCACCCACAGATCTAATTTGCACTTAATGAATATACGGACTGTGCTGTAATGAATTTTTATTGGCGTCTGATCAAGGATCATTTAAATTTGTTTCAGGTCTTCCCATTGCTTACAAAGAAATTTTCATGTGAAGAGCAAGCTGATTTAGTGTGGCAATTCTTGTGCAACATTCCTGTAAACATGATGGCCGATTTCCTCCCATGGCTGTCAACTTCTGTTTCCCCTGATGAGCACCAAGATATCCGTAACTGCTTATGTAAAGTAGTTCCTGATGAGAAACTTCTCCAACAGGTTTCCATGAGCGCACCTCTTATATTTTCTTTCAATATCTTTGCTTTATATCCTGTTAAAGTTTAATGTTAAAACTTGTGAAGGTTGTATTCACATGGATCGAAGGGAAAACAACAATAGAAGTGGCAGACAGTTCTGCTGATGGTAATAGTGCTGAGGATGTCCCAGACCAAGGGGAGAAACATATCTGTTCACATCAAGGTTTTAAACTTGGGAGTAGAAACTGTGCAGAATCTAATGATGGACAGGTTTACAGGCATCCTATAGATGATATTTTGCATTGGCACAATGCTATTCGTAAGGACTTGCATGATATAGCAGAGGAGACAAGAAGAGTGCAGCAGTCTGGGGATTTTTCTGATATATCAGCCTTCAATGAGAGGCTTCAGTTCATTGCAGATGTATGCATCTACCACAGGTGTGTAGAATTGGACCTTCACTGATGCACATGTTATGGCCATGGTAAAGATGGTCTTTCACTGAAACGTTTTTCTACCATGTTTTTGTTTAGTTAAAAGTATGTCATTCATTGGTCAATTTTAAATTGTTAGCTTTTCTTTGCGTCAGTGACACAAGTACCTTTCTTGACATTTGCTGTTGGGTGCAACAACACTAGGTGGCCTATCCCTGTGTTTGTGTTGTGGCGTTTTCTAAATTGCAGTTTCATCTTACTTTGTTGTCAGCTCCTCTTTTAGAGCTTTTTCCTAACTAAATCCCACAACAATTTTGAGAACAGCACATCAATGGCCAAATTGGTCATTACCACCATGGAATAGGACTGTATTATCCTAAAAATTAACTAAAGAGTAGCTTAGTATAATTTTGGTCTTGCATGAGTCAGGAACAAATGGTTTTGTTCATTTTTTAAgctattttaatttttctagacAGGATATCATCTTTCCATCTGATGTTATATGTGACTGCATAAAGCATGGTCAAGCAGTATCACATGACATGCTGATTCTCCTCGAGTTTGGGCAGTTTGCGTGCTCGTTATTGTTGTGTATTGTTGTTTTGCTGCATGTTACGGAATTTATGCTACCAGGTATTGTTTGTGTGCTCGTTATTGCCTATTAGGCGGTATAATTTAGTTTTTCTTAATTCACTTTGCACAGTTTTTATTTGAAAAAATGTCCCTGTAGTTAAACTGAACCTTATCTTTAATCTCACCACTTCCATTCATTTTGTGATCTGCAGTATCGCCGAGGATCAGGTCATATTTCCTGCAGTCGACAGTGAGCTGTCCTTTGTGCAGGAACATGCTGAAGAGGAGCGCCGATTTAATAATTTTAGATGTTTAATTCAGCAAATCCAAATAGCAGGAGCCAAATCAACTGCAGTGGACTTCTACTCGAAGCTGTGTTCACATGCTGATAAAATACTGGAGACAATCGAGAAACACTTCTGCAATGAAGAAACCAAGGTTAGTACCTAGTATTCAGGTAGCTTGGCTGTTGGAATCGTTACCTTATGTTGGTCAAAGCCTCATATATTGTTGAACTTAACTAGGTGCTTCCTCAAGCTAGGATGCTTTTCTCTCCTGAAAAGCAAAGGGAACTTTCGTACAAAAGTCTCTGTGTCATGCCATTGAAATTGTTGGAACGTGTTTTACCATGGTTGGTGTCGAAGCTGAGTGACGAGCAGGCGTCTTCTTTTCTTCAGAATATGTGCTTGGCAGGTTATCCTTTTACTTAAATCATGCTATAGTGTCATCTCTATGCATTTATTAGCTTGAATGATTTCTTCAAAAATTCCATATTTGCTAAAAAAGATGCACATGAAACAGCATCACCATCGGAAACTGCACTGGTCACTCTTTTCTCTGGCTGGGCATGCAAAGCCCGGGACAAATCGAACTCAGGAGAATATTTATGCTCAACATCAGGGACAGCGAGATGCCTGTTGGATGATATAGATGATCTGGGCAAATGCCGGTCATTCTGTCCATGTGCTTCACGCAACGGTTCAGGTCTTCCTGTGCAGCTACAAAGTGAAAATGGTTCTAGGCCAGGCAAACGTGGAAAAGATGCAGAATCTTTTCCTGGTACTAATGGAAGCTACTGCTTTCAACCTGCTGACATTGAAGCAAGTCCATGTAGTAAAAAGCCTTGTTGTATTCCTGGGTTGAGAGTAGAATGTAGCAATCTTGGTATTGGTTCACTGGCTTCGGCGAAGTCCTTTCTCTCCCTATCATACAATTTTAATGCTCCTTCATTATATTCGAGCCTCTTTTCGTGGGAGAAAGATGCATCATTGTCCTGTTCAGATGGCATTTCAAGGCCAATTGATACCATATTCAAATTTCACAAGGCAATTCGCAAGGATTTAGAGTACCTAGATGTTGAATCTGGAAAGCTCATTGATGGCGATGAGTCTTGCCTTCGCCAATTCATTGGAAGATTCCGTTTGTTATGGGGTCTTTACAGGGCTCACAGTAATGCTGAGGATGAAATTGTGTTCCCGGCATTGGAATCAAGAGAAACATTGCACAATGTGAGCCATTCATATACTCTTGACCACAAGCAGGAAGAAGAATTATTCGAAGATATATCTAATGTTCTTCTTGAGCTTTCACATCTATATGATAGCCAGAGCCATGCCCAGACTGAAGTTAATGAAGTAGAGCGAAACTGTTCTGATTCATGTAATGAGGCTGATTGGGCTAGAAAGTATAATGAGCTTGCCACAAAACTTCAAGGCATGTGCAAGTCTATCCGGGTTGCCTTGACTAATCATGTCCATAGAGAAGAACTTGAGTTGTGGCCATTGTTTGATAAACATTTTTCTGTGGAGGAGCAAGATAAGCTTGTAGGTCGTATAATTGGTTCAACAGGTGCTGAGGTTCTCCAATCTATGTTACCATGGGTTACATCAGCGCTCTCTCAAGAAGAGCAGAACAAAATGCTCGATACGTGGAAGCAAGCAACTAAGAATACAATGTTTGGGGAATGGCTAAACGAGTGGTGGAAGGGAGCTCCAACATCATCTGATTCTTCAGCAGAGGCATCCTCCGCTCCAGGTCTGTGCAGCTGTTTTCTTTTTGCCTTGGCCTCCACCACTAACAACTTTGCAATTTGCATTGTGCCCCTCTTTTCAATATAATGTTTAATAGAATAACTCCGGCAGGTATGCACATTAATTTCATGAGCTATACTATCTAGACGTTTTATTTATTAGAGAGAATCTTTCATCAATTGGTCAGCGCTGTACTTCTTATAAGTTGTAAGTGCAATGTTTGGCTAGATGAACCTCGAGTTGTTGGGTCAAACCATTTACTTTATGGCAcagaaataaataaaaaaaatctgGAATTGTTGATATTTCTCTGCAATGGTACAAATAACGATACTCTGGTTTACCTAGGATATATTAAATGAAATCCTTTCAAGGACTATTCATAGGGTGTTTCATAGAGCATAGAAAGACTATTGGTTCTTAGAATAGGGAAATTTGATGTACAGTGCTAGAGCAACAAATTGATAAACATATGCCCTTTATGCTTATTAGTTTGAAAGTAGTTCTATGTTTGGTTCCTTTTATTTTCCACTGACAAACAACTTTCGTTATGACTGAGCTTTGTAGATAGTCATTTTCAAGATAAGCTTGAACAAAATGACCAGATGTTCAAGCCTGGCTGGAAGGATATATTTCGAATGAACCAGAGTGAACTTGAGGCTGAGGTGCGAAAGGTTTCACGAGATCCCACACTTGACCCAAGGCGGAAGGCGTATCTAATCCAAAATCTCATGACAAGGTTTGATATTTGAATGTTTCTATGAATTTAGTGTTACAAATATAAATATTCATAATTTTGTGCGTGTCAGCCGCTGGATAGCTGCTCAGCAGAAGTTGCCGGAACCAAATTCAGAAGAGTGTACTGATGGTGCCAGTATACCTGGATGTGTTCCTTCATATCGAGACGAGGAGAAGCAAATTTATGGTTGTGAGCACTACAAACGGAACTGCAAACTTGTTGCTGCATGCTGCAACAAGCTTTTCACATGCCGATTCTGCCATGATAAAGTTAGTGACCATACAATGGAAAGGTAAATTTCATTGCCTGTTCTCATGCATTTGTTTTTATCTTGTTGATCCCGAAGGGTAGTGTGTTTTGACTTTTCAGATTTATTTTCCTTAAACTTAATTGAAACTGCCTCAGCATGCTATATAAAAAGAATGAAGATGTGTAGGAAAGAGAGAGTTTGCTGTTAAAATGTTTTCCAGGTCTGCTGCTCATCATTATTTATATGGCTGCACCTAACTGTGCGTGCATGATTTGTATTGTCCTGATGGGATTGCAAGTATGTCTAGCCTGGAACTTTTTGTGTCTTCTCTAGTCATCCTCTTAACACCGCCCAAAGCAAAATTTGTTTGTCCTTGTGTTACTCTGCATTCTCTCTGCTAGACGCCTGCAACACATTCCAGAAAATACAATGAACCAACTCTACTTGATATATGTAGGAAAGCAACACAGGAGATGATGTGCATGGTATGCCTGAAGATTCAACCTGTTGGTCCAACCTGCCAAACCCCATCTTGCAACGGGCTATCCATGGCAAAGTATTACTGTAACATCTGTAAATTTTTCGATGATGAAAGGTAATATTCCTCAACATGATTGAAACATGAGGCATTGAACAACTGATGTTCTAGTCATTTTTTAACAAAAATTTGGATCAGTATTGGTTTTCTTATTTATTTTTGACATACGTAAAAATATGGATCTGTTGAAATGATTTATCAATATAACACGATGTGCCTTACATATATTTGCATCCAATTCAAATCTGGAAAAACAACAATGTTGGCTGTTTCCTGAACTGGAACCTATCAAGTTTGCCATTGCCATTTTATGTTGGTAATTGGAGCTCTGGAAATTTATTTTATTGATTACCTATGCTGCATGGAAATGTAGTATTTTAACTTAGTAATAAATGAATAGCAAATCTGACAAATACTGAAGTAACTTCTAATATCAACAGGTGATGATGATATAGTATGCTATTGTTATATATTACATCTCCATTCAGGAACAATCTGACCCGCATTAAAATCCTGTAGCATTTTGATGGAAGGGCAATATTTAGCACAAACCACTTCAGTTCGTTTAAGGAAGTAATAACAAAATAAAGATCCCAAGA
Protein-coding sequences here:
- the LOC112891412 gene encoding zinc finger protein BRUTUS-like, with the protein product MATPTPMPGGEGTLAAVMPRSPSPTPAEAGTSAAETPVLIFLYFHKAIRAELEALHGAAVRLATERTGDVAALAERCRFFFNIYKHHCDAEDAVIFPALDIRVKNVAGTYSLEHKGESDLFNQLFALLQLDIQNDDGLRRELASCTGAIQTCLSQHMSKEEEQVFPLLTKKFSCEEQADLVWQFLCNIPVNMMADFLPWLSTSVSPDEHQDIRNCLCKVVPDEKLLQQVVFTWIEGKTTIEVADSSADGNSAEDVPDQGEKHICSHQGFKLGSRNCAESNDGQVYRHPIDDILHWHNAIRKDLHDIAEETRRVQQSGDFSDISAFNERLQFIADVCIYHSIAEDQVIFPAVDSELSFVQEHAEEERRFNNFRCLIQQIQIAGAKSTAVDFYSKLCSHADKILETIEKHFCNEETKVLPQARMLFSPEKQRELSYKSLCVMPLKLLERVLPWLVSKLSDEQASSFLQNMCLAASPSETALVTLFSGWACKARDKSNSGEYLCSTSGTARCLLDDIDDLGKCRSFCPCASRNGSGLPVQLQSENGSRPGKRGKDAESFPGTNGSYCFQPADIEASPCSKKPCCIPGLRVECSNLGIGSLASAKSFLSLSYNFNAPSLYSSLFSWEKDASLSCSDGISRPIDTIFKFHKAIRKDLEYLDVESGKLIDGDESCLRQFIGRFRLLWGLYRAHSNAEDEIVFPALESRETLHNVSHSYTLDHKQEEELFEDISNVLLELSHLYDSQSHAQTEVNEVERNCSDSCNEADWARKYNELATKLQGMCKSIRVALTNHVHREELELWPLFDKHFSVEEQDKLVGRIIGSTGAEVLQSMLPWVTSALSQEEQNKMLDTWKQATKNTMFGEWLNEWWKGAPTSSDSSAEASSAPDSHFQDKLEQNDQMFKPGWKDIFRMNQSELEAEVRKVSRDPTLDPRRKAYLIQNLMTSRWIAAQQKLPEPNSEECTDGASIPGCVPSYRDEEKQIYGCEHYKRNCKLVAACCNKLFTCRFCHDKVSDHTMERKATQEMMCMVCLKIQPVGPTCQTPSCNGLSMAKYYCNICKFFDDERTVYHCPFCNLCRLGKGLGVDFFHCMKCNCCLGMKLTEHKCREKGLETNCPICCDFLFTSSAAVRALPCGHFMHSACFQAYTCSHYTCPICCKSLGDMAVYFGMLDALLAAEELPEEYQDRCQDILCNDCEKKGRCRFHWLYHKCGSCGSYNTRVIKTDTADCSTAN